The Diorhabda sublineata isolate icDioSubl1.1 chromosome 6, icDioSubl1.1, whole genome shotgun sequence genome includes a window with the following:
- the LOC130445884 gene encoding uncharacterized protein LOC130445884: protein MKLVGIFREIEEAFPNKLKLFEFESSTTRTSPLQHVGFIVDTPGCRIPDFDPFDELVKKFIEKPKNHICNHGKPALLASNLTSIYVITASLSAYNISDTTLLECRYNGFFRKKPKRGESDTRISFSGIWYNFTKSINVKYEFIRAVCHYNNILIYEDMFSFVPITNIKRFDHPQPLNVLILGLDSVSRLNLHRQMPKTVNYLKKLGAVEFLGYNKVADNTFPNLVPILTGLNVKELNKTCTPKTNDYFDECPFIWKLYKDEGYVTAYGEDAAHLALFTYGFKGFKQQPTNFYYSHFSRYAEKRIGNNFNVNTFICQGSRYVYQDFINYVEKFVVTMKLNALPYFAFFWEVSISHDDLNYPRTADEAYYEFFRRLQNGGHLENAATVFLSDHGIRFGGVRRTLQGRFEERLPFLFIRLPEWFANKYERGVNNLIENAERLTTPFDLHETLKDLVYHENLIGESNTGKFSRGCSLFGKINGNRSCDQAGISSHWCTCRETIDVPTDKSIAVKSARFVVDYINRLLVGSKKCAKLRLSDIKTVTLHVNKMDAIEDYMINFETVPGDAIFESTVRHTENELRVIGTISRLDLYAQQSYCIDDKYLKMYCFCL from the exons ATGAAATTAGTCGGGATATTCAGAGAAATTGAAGAAGCGTTTCCAAATAAACTGAAACTCTTTGAATTTGAGAG TTCCACTACCAGAACATCACCTCTACAACATGTCGGTTTCATCGTAGATACACCAGGATGTAGAATACCAGATTTCGATCCATTCGACGAACtcgtaaaaaaattcatcgaaaaacccaaaaatcacaTTTGCAACCACGGAAAACCGGCTTTATTAGCGTCGAATCTAACGTCGATTTATGTGATAACCGCATCGTTATCAGCCTATAATATTAGCGATACAACTTTATTAGAATGCCGTTACAACGGTTTTTTCAGAAAGAAACCTAAAAGAGGCGAATCGGACACGAGGATCAGTTTCAGCGGTATCTGGTACAACTTTACAAAATCTATAAACGTCAAATACGAATTCATCCGAGCCGTTTGTCActataacaatattttaatcTACGAAGACATGTTTTCTTTCGTaccaataacaaatataaaacgATTCGACCACCCACAACCGCTAAATGTACTAATTTTGGGTTTAGACTCCGTATCGAGACTAAATCTTCACAGACAAATGCCCAAAACggttaattatttgaaaaaattgggcGCCGTAGAATTTCTAGGTTATAATAAAGTGGCCGATAACACTTTTCCCAATCTCGTCCCGATTCTAACGGGACTAAACGTTAAAGAACTAAATAAAACTTGTACGCCGAAAACTAACGATTATTTCGACGAATGTCCTTTCATATGGAAACTATATAAAGACGAAGGGTACGTAACAGCCTACGGTGAAGATGCGGCACATTTGGCTTTGTTCACTTACGGATTCAAAGGATTCAAACAACAACCGACGAATTTTTATTACAGCCACTTCAGCAGATACGCGGAGAAACGTATCGGCAACAACTTCAACGTAAACACGTTCATTTGTCAAGGTTCTCGTTACGTTTATCAGGATTTCataaattatgtagaaaaattcgTCGTTACTATGAAACTTAACGCTCTACCTTATTTCGCTTTCTTCTGGGAAGTCAGTATCTCCCACGACGACTTGAACTACCCCCGCACGGCCGACGAGGCCTACTACGAATTTTTCCGGCGACTGCAGAACGGCGGTCATTTGGAAAACGCCGCGACGGTTTTTTTGAGCGACCACGGCATTAGATTCGGCGGCGTACGCCGAACGCTTCAAGGTAGATTCGAGGAACGGTTACCTTTTCTTTTCATCCGCCTACCGGAATGGTTCGCGAACAAGTACGAACGAGGtgtgaataatttaattgaaaacgCCGAGAGACTCACTACTCCTTTCGATCTCCACGAGACGCTAAAAGATTTGGTTTATCACGAAAATCTAATCGGTGAATCGAATACCGGAAAATTCAGTAGAGGTTGTAGTTTGTTTGGTAAAATTAATGGTAACAGAAGTTGCGATCAAGCCGGTATTTCGAGTCACTGGTGTACGTGTCGGGAAACTATCGACGTACCGACCGATAAATCGATAGCGGTTAAATCCGCGCGATTCGTCGTCGATTATATAAATCGATTGCTTGTCGGTTCGAAAAAATGCGCGAAATTACGATTATCCGACATTAAAACTGTTACTTTACATGTAAATAAGATGGACGCGATTGAAGATTACATGATTAATTTCGAAACGGTTCCTGGCGACGCGATTTTCGAATCGACCGTTCGACACACCGAAAATGAATTACGAGTTATCGGTACGATAAGTAGATTGGATTTATACGCTCAACAAAGTTATTGTATTGacgataaatatttaaaaatgtattgtttttgtttataa